The genomic stretch TGCGCGGTGCGCACCGGCTGCGGCAAGTCCCAGACCAGCCGCGAGGTCATGCGCGTGCTCCAGGGCATGGACAAGCGCGTTGTGGCCGTGCGCCATCCCATGCCCTACGGCGATCTCGTCAAGCAGGAGGTCCAGCGTTTCGCCGAGCTGAAGGACATGGACCTGCACGAATGCACCATCGAGGAGCGCGAAGAATACGAACCCGTGGTGCGCATGGGCGCCGTGATCTATGCGGGAGTGGACTACGAAAAGATCCTGCGCCGCGCCGAAGCCGAGGCGGACGTCGTTGTCTGGGACGGCGGCAACAACGACACGCCGTTCTACAAGCCGGACGTGAACATCGTGGTCTTCGACCCCCACCGGGCCGGGCACGAGCTGACCTACCATCCGGGCGAGACGAACATGCGCCTGTGCGACGTGGCCGTGATCAACAAGGTGGACAGCGCGGACCCGGCCAAGGTCGAGCAGGTCCGCCGGACCATCGCCGAATGCAACCCCGAAGCCGAGATCATTCTGGCCGAGTCCGAAGTGCTTGTGGACGATGCCGCGCTGATCAAGGGCAAGCGCGTGCTCGTGGTCGAAGACGGACCGACCCTGACCCACGGCGAAATGAAGTACGGGGCGGGCGTCATCGCCGCGCAGCGGGGCAATGCCGCGGAGATCGTGGACCCGCGCCCGTTCCTCAAGGGCTCTCTCGCGGAAACCTTCAAGAAGTATCCGGACATCGGCAAGGTGCTCCCGGCCATGGGGTATTCTCCGGCGCAGGTTCGCGACCTGGAGGCGACCATCAACGCTTGCGAATGCGACGCCGTGGTTTCGGCCACGCCCATCGACATTACGGAGCTGCTAACCGTCAACAAGCCCCTGGCGCGCGTTTCCTACGAATATAAGGATCACGGCGAACCGACTCTGGCCCAGGCGCTGAAGCGCCGGCTCGGAAGCTGAGCAGGCCCATGACACCCCGGAACAAGCCCATTCTCCTCGTCGCCCTGGGCGGCAACGCGCTGATCAGAAAGGGCCAGGAAGGCTCCATTCGCCAGCAGTTCGAGAACCTTCGCCTGCCCATGCGGCAGATCGCCGGTCTGTCCCTGGACTGGCG from Paucidesulfovibrio longus DSM 6739 encodes the following:
- a CDS encoding cyclic 2,3-diphosphoglycerate synthase; translated protein: MVENVIVMGAAGRDFHNFNVYFRGNERYNVVCFTATQIPNIDGRKYPAQLAGPKYPDGIPIYPDARLADLIREHKVDLVVFSYSDIPHVEVMHKASIATACGADFMIAGAPYTMLESSKPVVSVCAVRTGCGKSQTSREVMRVLQGMDKRVVAVRHPMPYGDLVKQEVQRFAELKDMDLHECTIEEREEYEPVVRMGAVIYAGVDYEKILRRAEAEADVVVWDGGNNDTPFYKPDVNIVVFDPHRAGHELTYHPGETNMRLCDVAVINKVDSADPAKVEQVRRTIAECNPEAEIILAESEVLVDDAALIKGKRVLVVEDGPTLTHGEMKYGAGVIAAQRGNAAEIVDPRPFLKGSLAETFKKYPDIGKVLPAMGYSPAQVRDLEATINACECDAVVSATPIDITELLTVNKPLARVSYEYKDHGEPTLAQALKRRLGS